One Serpentinicella alkaliphila DNA segment encodes these proteins:
- a CDS encoding metallophosphoesterase family protein: MRIGILGDSHEQVKDIDRCIKKLNNVNIIIHTGDMLKDALYITRKHNIPVIGVRGNCDPYNAGEEEILYTANNYNILICHGHNYGVKSSLKMILHRGKNANAHIIVFGHTHIPYYEQVDSIHLLNPGSLAFPRGFSKKSVAIIEINERISIKHIEV; this comes from the coding sequence ATGCGAATAGGTATATTAGGTGATAGCCATGAGCAAGTTAAGGATATAGATAGATGTATAAAAAAACTAAATAATGTCAATATAATTATACATACGGGAGATATGCTTAAGGATGCACTGTATATAACTAGAAAGCATAATATACCAGTAATAGGGGTAAGAGGTAACTGTGATCCCTATAACGCTGGGGAAGAAGAAATATTGTATACTGCAAATAATTATAATATCCTTATATGTCATGGGCATAACTATGGAGTTAAGAGTTCTTTAAAGATGATATTACATAGAGGTAAGAATGCAAATGCCCATATTATTGTATTTGGGCATACGCACATACCATACTATGAGCAAGTAGATAGTATTCATTTATTGAACCCGGGAAGCCTAGCTTTCCCGAGAGGGTTCTCAAAAAAAAGTGTAGCAATTATTGAAATAAATGAAAGAATTTCCATTAAACATATTGAAGTTTAA
- a CDS encoding AIR synthase family protein: MKAGKLQAQQLKDIVFKNIKHQRPEVLMRGNIGEDCAVIDFDKYACVVSMDPITGASNNVGSLSIHISCNDVASNGVAPLAILLTILAPPGTTEKEIADIIKDANQTAASLNVEIVGGHTEITDAVNKIVVTTTAIGRQLKEEMVFTKGAQIGDAVLMTKHAGIEGTSILAHDLEDRLIKLVSEEVINRGKAFSSEISVVKEGVLAGKLGVSSMHDVTEGGVLGALWELAEASGLGIEVYEDKIPIRLETIEICRALSIDPLKLISSGVMLMTISQEKKEDLIKVFHNYDINIREVGKILESERIVISNNMSKKFESNTEDELYKVI, encoded by the coding sequence ATGAAAGCAGGAAAACTACAAGCTCAGCAGTTAAAAGATATCGTATTTAAAAATATTAAGCATCAAAGACCTGAGGTTTTAATGAGAGGTAATATTGGAGAAGACTGTGCAGTAATTGATTTCGATAAATACGCCTGTGTTGTAAGTATGGACCCAATAACTGGTGCATCCAACAATGTAGGGAGTTTAAGTATACATATATCTTGTAATGACGTGGCATCAAATGGTGTAGCCCCATTGGCTATACTTTTAACTATATTAGCACCACCGGGTACAACTGAAAAAGAAATAGCTGATATTATAAAAGACGCAAATCAAACTGCAGCCTCTTTAAATGTTGAAATAGTTGGGGGCCATACGGAAATTACTGATGCTGTGAATAAAATTGTTGTAACCACAACCGCAATTGGAAGGCAGTTAAAAGAAGAAATGGTATTTACTAAAGGTGCACAAATTGGTGATGCAGTGCTTATGACAAAGCATGCAGGTATTGAGGGTACTTCCATATTAGCCCACGATTTAGAGGATAGATTAATAAAGCTAGTAAGTGAGGAAGTTATCAATAGAGGAAAAGCTTTTTCATCGGAAATTAGTGTGGTTAAAGAAGGGGTCCTTGCAGGTAAACTCGGAGTATCAAGTATGCATGATGTTACAGAAGGTGGAGTGCTAGGTGCATTATGGGAGTTAGCAGAGGCATCAGGACTGGGCATAGAAGTATACGAAGATAAGATACCAATAAGACTGGAAACTATAGAAATATGTAGGGCCTTATCTATTGACCCTTTGAAGTTAATTTCTAGTGGTGTAATGCTAATGACTATTTCTCAGGAGAAGAAAGAAGACCTAATAAAAGTTTTTCATAATTATGATATAAATATAAGGGAAGTTGGCAAAATACTGGAATCTGAAAGGATAGTAATTTCTAATAATATGTCGAAAAAGTTTGAATCAAACACTGAGGATGAATTATATAAAGTAATATGA
- a CDS encoding FeoA family protein gives MLLYKLKTNSKCIIEKLPMGGLLTSLGVREGIVVSVKSKQPLGGPIVIDLGLRDIAIAKDVAEHIQVKEVY, from the coding sequence ATGCTACTATATAAATTAAAAACAAATAGTAAATGTATAATTGAGAAATTACCAATGGGTGGATTATTAACTTCTCTTGGCGTAAGGGAAGGAATTGTAGTTTCAGTAAAATCCAAACAACCATTAGGTGGGCCAATTGTTATTGACCTAGGCTTAAGAGATATTGCTATTGCAAAGGATGTTGCAGAGCACATTCAGGTTAAGGAGGTTTATTAG
- a CDS encoding GerMN domain-containing protein has translation MRRKPIMLICVILLITMLISACGDPIAKLTGKPADAGVFTDKELLEEEEAGLRSTVLYYRDNKGLLVPVMRRIPWEEGIAKSAINQLIDSPAIRDYLSSFGLLPVLPASTNILGMSINEGLCKVDFNKGILDYSNESDEKSIVSSLVYTLTEFESIDRVQILVNGQLVDKLKYGTKIKNPLEREKINLSYELSKEHIPVIVYYKGTVNGENSFYVPVTKGIAVIKADVKSVLNALLEGAPEGSGLFSEIPAGTNINDIYVKDGIAYVDFSEEIKRVPQNSETQQSIVYEVGLTLKEIEPSISQVRLLSGGREIELDKSVSLNIPRYSNSH, from the coding sequence GTGCGACGTAAACCAATAATGCTAATATGTGTTATATTATTAATAACCATGCTAATTTCAGCCTGTGGAGATCCTATTGCTAAATTAACTGGAAAGCCAGCCGATGCAGGGGTGTTTACAGATAAAGAGCTATTAGAAGAAGAGGAAGCAGGATTAAGGAGTACGGTGCTTTACTATAGAGATAATAAGGGATTATTAGTACCTGTGATGAGAAGAATTCCTTGGGAAGAAGGTATTGCTAAGTCAGCAATAAACCAACTAATAGATAGTCCAGCCATAAGAGATTATTTATCATCCTTTGGACTATTGCCCGTATTACCTGCTAGTACAAATATACTTGGTATGTCTATAAATGAGGGTTTATGTAAAGTAGACTTTAATAAAGGGATTTTAGACTATTCCAATGAGTCAGATGAAAAGAGCATAGTAAGTTCTTTAGTATATACTCTCACGGAATTTGAGTCTATCGATCGTGTTCAAATTTTAGTAAATGGACAATTAGTAGATAAATTAAAATATGGAACTAAAATTAAGAATCCTCTAGAAAGAGAAAAAATTAATCTTAGCTATGAATTATCAAAAGAACATATACCTGTAATTGTATATTATAAAGGGACAGTAAATGGTGAAAATTCATTTTATGTACCCGTTACTAAAGGAATAGCTGTAATCAAAGCTGATGTTAAATCTGTGCTAAATGCTTTATTAGAAGGGGCTCCAGAGGGTAGTGGCTTATTTAGTGAGATACCAGCAGGAACTAATATAAATGATATATATGTAAAAGATGGTATCGCCTATGTGGATTTCTCGGAAGAGATTAAAAGGGTGCCTCAAAACAGCGAGACACAACAATCAATTGTGTACGAAGTAGGTCTAACTCTTAAGGAAATAGAGCCGTCTATAAGTCAAGTAAGGTTACTATCTGGAGGGCGTGAAATAGAGTTAGATAAAAGTGTAAGTCTAAATATACCTAGATATTCAAATAGCCATTAA
- a CDS encoding ferrous iron transporter B has product MSCHSDEVKVHNEKGELNVLLMGNPNVGKSVIFSKLTGKEVLSSNYVGTTVTFMSGKISHNGKPGQIIDVPGTYSLEATSPAEEVAIKFLEEYDADVIICVLDATNLERNLNFALQLKTYGIRTIYSLNLIDVAERKGVYIDIEKLEKELGAPVIPTVAIRNVGLNELLSKAWEVSNSENEVEVEIVLDPDERWKKVGRIIQKVQNVEHRHPTAIEKLGDLCLKPFPGIPIAILVLITALAVVVGGGKGLRTLIFLPIVNNVIAPFFTSIVSRFVTEGIVFNVLVGEYGVLIKGFEWPFGLILPYVFLFYIVLSFLEDSGYLPRLGVLVDGVLTRLGIHGGNIVPFIMGYGCAVPAILGTRASTSKKERLIVASLVSLAVPCVAQTGAFISLLGDHSVWALIFVYMISFVAMVAAGLILNKLIPGKSDPMLLEIPNLLLPDRHSLLKKIWIRTKHFMTEAELPMLFGILFAAFVAETGVLNKLSVYIAPITTGWLGLPKEATVGLLLGVIRRELAVLPLLELNLTTLQLVVGSTVALFYIPCLSVLAVLFKEFGVKIAVIIGITTVVGAFLIGGLINHVGSLLSIIV; this is encoded by the coding sequence TTGAGTTGTCATTCAGATGAAGTAAAGGTACATAATGAAAAGGGAGAATTAAACGTATTATTAATGGGTAATCCTAACGTTGGAAAAAGTGTAATTTTTTCTAAATTGACTGGTAAAGAAGTTTTATCATCAAATTACGTTGGGACTACAGTAACTTTTATGTCAGGTAAAATAAGTCACAACGGTAAGCCTGGTCAAATTATAGATGTACCAGGCACCTACTCTTTAGAGGCTACTTCACCTGCAGAGGAAGTAGCCATTAAGTTTTTAGAGGAATATGATGCGGATGTAATAATTTGCGTGTTAGATGCAACAAATTTAGAGAGAAACCTTAACTTTGCTTTGCAGTTAAAGACTTATGGGATTCGGACAATATATTCTTTAAACTTAATTGATGTTGCTGAAAGAAAAGGGGTTTATATTGATATAGAAAAGCTCGAAAAAGAATTAGGAGCCCCGGTTATTCCAACTGTGGCAATTCGAAATGTAGGGTTGAACGAACTCTTATCAAAGGCTTGGGAAGTTTCAAACTCAGAAAATGAAGTAGAAGTTGAAATTGTTTTAGATCCAGATGAAAGATGGAAAAAAGTTGGAAGAATAATTCAAAAAGTTCAAAACGTTGAGCATAGACATCCAACTGCGATTGAAAAATTGGGAGACCTATGTCTAAAGCCTTTCCCTGGCATACCAATAGCTATATTGGTTTTAATAACTGCACTTGCAGTTGTGGTAGGTGGTGGTAAAGGACTACGTACTTTAATTTTTCTTCCGATTGTAAATAATGTAATAGCTCCTTTTTTCACTTCTATAGTTTCTAGATTTGTTACTGAAGGTATAGTTTTTAATGTTTTAGTTGGAGAATATGGAGTTTTAATTAAAGGATTTGAGTGGCCCTTTGGATTAATTCTACCGTATGTATTTTTATTCTATATTGTCCTTTCATTCCTTGAGGATAGCGGATATCTTCCAAGATTAGGGGTTTTAGTGGACGGTGTTCTTACTAGATTAGGAATACATGGGGGCAATATTGTTCCATTTATTATGGGATATGGATGTGCGGTACCAGCAATTTTAGGAACTAGAGCGTCTACTAGTAAAAAGGAAAGACTTATTGTAGCATCATTAGTTTCATTAGCAGTTCCTTGTGTAGCACAAACTGGTGCTTTTATATCTTTACTTGGAGATCATTCTGTATGGGCATTAATATTTGTATATATGATTTCTTTCGTAGCTATGGTTGCTGCAGGTTTAATTTTAAACAAGCTTATACCAGGGAAATCAGATCCGATGTTATTAGAAATACCTAACTTATTATTACCGGATAGACATTCGTTACTAAAGAAGATTTGGATTAGAACCAAGCATTTTATGACTGAAGCAGAGCTGCCTATGTTATTTGGTATTCTATTTGCGGCTTTTGTTGCGGAAACAGGTGTTTTAAATAAATTAAGTGTATATATTGCTCCGATAACTACTGGGTGGTTAGGCCTTCCAAAAGAGGCTACTGTAGGACTTTTACTTGGGGTTATTAGAAGAGAGTTAGCAGTTTTACCACTTTTAGAGTTAAACCTTACAACCCTGCAGCTAGTAGTTGGATCTACAGTAGCATTATTCTATATTCCATGTTTATCAGTTCTTGCTGTGCTATTTAAAGAATTTGGAGTTAAAATAGCAGTAATTATAGGAATAACAACTGTAGTAGGGGCATTTTTAATTGGTGGCTTAATTAATCATGTGGGAAGTTTATTAAGTATAATAGTTTAA
- a CDS encoding rubrerythrin family protein, which produces MLRGTQTEKNLWLAFAGESQAQNKYAYFAEMAKREGREDVAKVFMENSKQEQEHARLIFQFLNEKNNTETNLKISAQSENYEANTMYEEYERVALQEGLEDIAKFFREIAKIEAEHERKFLALLKNFSSK; this is translated from the coding sequence ATGCTTAGGGGGACTCAAACTGAAAAAAATCTTTGGCTTGCCTTCGCCGGTGAAAGTCAGGCACAAAATAAATATGCCTATTTCGCTGAAATGGCAAAAAGAGAAGGACGAGAAGATGTTGCTAAGGTTTTTATGGAGAATTCAAAGCAAGAGCAAGAGCATGCTAGGCTAATATTTCAATTTCTGAATGAAAAAAATAATACTGAGACTAATTTAAAAATCTCAGCACAAAGTGAAAACTATGAAGCCAATACTATGTATGAGGAATATGAGCGTGTAGCCCTACAGGAGGGATTGGAAGATATCGCGAAGTTTTTCAGAGAAATTGCAAAGATCGAGGCCGAGCATGAAAGAAAATTTTTAGCCTTACTCAAAAACTTTTCTAGTAAATAA
- a CDS encoding lysylphosphatidylglycerol synthase transmembrane domain-containing protein produces MKSRLKRIILSLIGLIMILGILRLADFSELKIHLKNFGIVNLAIVCFLQVITMVLINIQWFTISKEIGQKMPIGKLIHINTISTFVESITPSVKAGGEAVKVYLLKSDLGFTTANAIALVTIQKIVSFFAFLVLSFISILLTINKIYYNEYFNYIIVVFVILLSIFAMVLFTVIFSNSTLRIIKRLSIKDSIKFKIEKGINQFNITFNLFTKNKKGLFFQIFFSIVIWSFYAIKSTIIANMLDLQLSVITISAFTFLSYMAGMIPLLPGGLGAFEGSMVFLLSIMQVPMVEGIAFTVILRFVTFWFVCIVSITYLAIYYLINIIDRKEFKKWLYKTT; encoded by the coding sequence ATGAAGTCAAGATTAAAAAGGATAATACTATCTCTGATAGGGCTCATAATGATATTAGGGATATTAAGGCTTGCTGATTTTTCTGAATTAAAGATTCATTTAAAGAATTTTGGAATAGTAAACTTAGCTATAGTTTGTTTTTTACAAGTAATAACTATGGTACTAATAAATATTCAGTGGTTTACTATCTCTAAAGAAATAGGTCAGAAAATGCCTATAGGTAAGCTAATACATATTAACACTATCTCAACCTTTGTAGAGAGTATAACCCCTTCTGTAAAGGCTGGTGGAGAGGCTGTTAAAGTATACTTATTAAAATCAGATTTAGGATTCACTACTGCTAATGCCATTGCTTTAGTAACTATACAAAAAATAGTTAGTTTCTTTGCATTTTTAGTACTAAGCTTTATATCGATTTTACTAACAATAAATAAAATATACTATAACGAGTATTTTAACTATATTATTGTTGTGTTTGTTATATTGCTTTCAATTTTTGCTATGGTGTTGTTCACAGTAATTTTTAGTAACAGTACATTAAGAATAATTAAAAGGCTATCTATTAAGGATAGCATAAAGTTTAAAATAGAAAAGGGTATTAATCAGTTTAATATTACATTTAACTTGTTTACGAAAAATAAAAAAGGTTTATTTTTTCAAATATTTTTCTCTATAGTAATTTGGTCATTTTATGCTATAAAAAGTACTATCATCGCAAATATGCTTGATTTACAATTAAGTGTAATTACTATATCTGCTTTTACTTTTTTATCATATATGGCTGGTATGATTCCATTACTTCCCGGGGGACTAGGGGCATTTGAGGGAAGCATGGTATTTTTGTTGAGTATAATGCAGGTTCCGATGGTAGAAGGAATTGCATTTACTGTTATTTTAAGGTTTGTAACTTTTTGGTTTGTGTGTATTGTAAGCATTACGTATTTAGCAATATACTATTTGATTAATATTATTGATAGAAAAGAGTTTAAAAAGTGGTTATATAAAACCACATAA
- a CDS encoding DUF2179 domain-containing protein, protein MDLLFGYLFIFFARVTDVSMATVRMLMVVKGKRIQAACIGFVEVTIYILAIGRVLSGLDNPINIFVYALGFASGNFLGVFVEDKLALGNNIIQIITHHSAQPIVDRFREEGFGVTVMEGYGRDGIHHLIYITIKRKDVRRIYAILDEFDSKAFITITDARSIRGGYFNPAKRK, encoded by the coding sequence ATGGATTTATTATTTGGATATTTATTTATATTTTTTGCAAGAGTAACTGATGTAAGTATGGCAACAGTTAGAATGCTTATGGTTGTCAAAGGAAAAAGGATACAAGCTGCCTGTATTGGTTTTGTCGAAGTAACTATATATATTTTAGCCATAGGAAGGGTTTTAAGTGGCTTGGATAATCCTATTAATATATTTGTTTATGCCCTAGGCTTTGCCTCAGGTAATTTCTTGGGAGTTTTTGTAGAAGACAAATTAGCTCTAGGAAATAATATTATTCAAATTATTACACATCATAGCGCACAGCCAATTGTTGATAGATTTAGAGAAGAAGGTTTTGGTGTAACAGTAATGGAAGGCTATGGAAGGGATGGAATACACCATTTAATATACATAACAATTAAAAGAAAAGATGTTCGCAGAATATATGCAATTTTAGACGAGTTCGATAGTAAAGCATTTATCACAATAACAGATGCTAGGTCGATTCGTGGAGGATATTTTAATCCAGCTAAAAGAAAGTAG
- a CDS encoding CBS and ACT domain-containing protein: MYVKNIMTTNPYTVTRDTTIAEGLEIMREKGVRRLPVLDGDNLVGIITERKLLEVSPSPATTLSVFELNYLLSKTKIGSMMTRDVITVSPDTLLEVAASIMKENKFGGIPVVEDDKLVGIITETDIFGAFVEVLGLEDNDSKIHIKVKDNKPGVLADITRLIANFDVNITHMALFRDTIMLRVNTPNLKPILNELENKNFDIVYFFTSED; the protein is encoded by the coding sequence ATGTATGTAAAAAATATTATGACAACAAATCCTTATACAGTTACTCGAGACACAACAATTGCAGAGGGACTGGAAATTATGAGAGAAAAAGGCGTACGAAGACTTCCTGTTTTAGATGGGGATAATTTAGTAGGAATCATTACTGAAAGAAAGCTTTTAGAAGTCTCACCTTCTCCTGCTACCACTTTAAGTGTGTTTGAGTTGAATTACCTCCTTTCAAAAACAAAAATTGGGTCAATGATGACAAGGGACGTAATTACCGTATCACCAGATACCTTGCTAGAAGTAGCAGCCTCAATTATGAAAGAAAATAAATTCGGAGGTATTCCTGTAGTAGAAGATGATAAATTGGTGGGTATCATTACAGAAACAGATATTTTCGGTGCATTTGTAGAAGTATTGGGACTTGAAGATAACGATAGTAAAATTCATATAAAAGTAAAAGACAATAAGCCGGGTGTACTGGCAGATATAACTAGGCTAATTGCAAACTTTGACGTAAACATTACCCACATGGCACTTTTCAGAGATACGATTATGCTAAGAGTAAACACACCAAACCTAAAACCGATACTGAATGAATTGGAAAACAAAAACTTTGACATAGTTTATTTCTTTACCTCAGAAGATTAA
- a CDS encoding nicotianamine synthase family protein — protein MDLVSVFTKKLEILSSFFPGLIGFYKWYYEKIVDEEISLGCISENDRVLVIGGGPFPCTAIEIARKTKAKIHIVDKDPVAVNSACNLIKKLNLEKQICITCTQGQEVDTEDYSVIHVAQQVYPKEAVLVNLLKKTKIGTRILLRSRARGLDSFYNRNCNLCLATDCKEIKQGKYSEKRTFLITKLGRGNEDEVKIKKDNTISDRAHNDIRDIKAC, from the coding sequence ATGGATTTAGTATCGGTATTTACTAAAAAATTAGAAATATTATCGTCTTTTTTTCCTGGACTAATTGGTTTCTATAAATGGTACTATGAAAAAATTGTAGATGAAGAAATTAGTCTTGGATGTATTTCGGAAAATGACAGGGTTCTAGTTATAGGTGGGGGGCCATTCCCTTGTACAGCAATAGAGATTGCCAGAAAAACAAAAGCTAAAATCCATATAGTGGATAAGGACCCTGTGGCTGTAAATTCTGCTTGTAATTTAATTAAAAAATTAAATTTAGAAAAGCAAATATGTATTACATGTACTCAAGGTCAAGAGGTGGATACAGAAGACTATTCGGTTATCCATGTTGCTCAACAAGTATACCCTAAGGAAGCAGTTTTAGTTAATTTGTTAAAAAAGACTAAGATAGGAACTAGGATACTTTTAAGAAGTAGGGCTCGCGGATTAGATAGCTTTTATAATAGAAATTGTAATTTGTGCTTAGCAACAGACTGCAAAGAGATAAAACAAGGAAAATATTCAGAGAAGAGAACTTTCCTTATTACTAAATTAGGAAGAGGAAATGAAGATGAAGTCAAGATTAAAAAGGATAATACTATCTCTGATAGGGCTCATAATGATATTAGGGATATTAAGGCTTGCTGA
- a CDS encoding N-acetylmuramoyl-L-alanine amidase, with product MKKIIALILTISFLFASIVTSFSNTTNTKFADNKDIADYAKNAVNWAVNNNIIAGYENNTFRPRVEMQEAHWTIILTRYVSLGQVPVAKGNEHWADPAYRVAQDLLLPFKGLNSANVRSNAINRGDVARTIAAAFGFNLNLEQAVEFMYDNEFSAGTNPNLRNYSTYGVNSSLTRQDAVVFIQRINNLVAQRGGVNYRGTFYPIQIGNVPGIKNGGSTFTTQPDFTRFAIKSANETISDVVVLVRDNKPEIRLKTTNALTHKVTNLPSTDKSVTPDRLVFDFDNAKFDITNKSKLLSNNTMAIDINNEIVRRVRASQFEVNPFKTRIVLEVNTFANYRVFYDEVNKEMVISFNLTDAPPINRGQDRTYGTLNSINLNYVQNREVLSIDGLSIDDINVTTLEFPKRLVIDIKNTEVATSLLNSNTMNFNGRVAKVVRVSQFQPEQNYANTDKVARVVIDLSENVDTKDFTFEISKNSLAIYLEKANQAVIYRETGTSNSTLTLNANQTTNYTTNYDQFSNILSIFVPKNDINLAPTLTSINDSYIQHINIADLSDQFRVEIKLKNRIEHIILSPLNTKEFTIQFNRSATKYSDILIVIDPGHGGTQPGAVSPNLRLFESHIVLDVSHRLNNMLLNAGFQTYMTRVGDTTVGLQERADIANMLNADLFVSVHANAFTRPDVNGIETHYYPSEKNPMDFRDNKSLAQIFQNEMLKSLIGNNRGIFARENIVVLRETKMPAVLCELGYLTNPIEEARLATDDYRQKSAEAMFNAIIKYFE from the coding sequence ATGAAAAAAATTATTGCACTAATACTGACTATAAGCTTTTTATTTGCAAGTATAGTTACTTCTTTTTCAAATACTACAAATACGAAGTTTGCAGACAATAAGGACATCGCGGATTATGCTAAAAATGCTGTAAATTGGGCTGTAAATAACAATATAATAGCTGGCTATGAAAATAATACTTTCCGCCCTAGAGTAGAAATGCAGGAGGCCCACTGGACTATTATATTAACAAGATATGTTAGTTTAGGACAAGTTCCAGTAGCAAAGGGGAATGAACATTGGGCAGATCCAGCCTACAGAGTAGCACAGGACTTATTATTGCCATTTAAAGGGTTAAATAGTGCTAATGTAAGAAGTAATGCTATTAATCGTGGAGATGTAGCAAGAACAATAGCTGCAGCTTTTGGATTTAACTTAAACTTAGAGCAAGCTGTGGAGTTTATGTATGATAACGAGTTTTCGGCAGGAACAAATCCAAATCTAAGAAACTATAGTACATATGGAGTAAATAGTAGCTTAACACGTCAAGATGCGGTTGTATTTATACAAAGGATTAATAATCTTGTTGCCCAAAGAGGTGGAGTAAATTACCGAGGAACTTTTTATCCTATCCAAATAGGAAATGTTCCTGGGATTAAAAATGGCGGTAGTACATTTACTACACAACCTGATTTCACTAGATTTGCAATTAAAAGTGCAAATGAGACAATAAGTGATGTAGTAGTGCTTGTAAGAGATAATAAACCTGAAATTAGGTTAAAAACTACAAATGCATTAACTCATAAAGTGACAAATCTACCTTCAACTGATAAATCAGTAACACCAGATAGATTAGTATTCGATTTTGATAATGCTAAATTTGACATAACTAATAAAAGCAAGTTGCTTTCAAATAATACTATGGCAATAGATATAAATAATGAAATTGTAAGAAGGGTTCGGGCTTCTCAATTTGAAGTTAACCCATTTAAAACTAGAATTGTATTAGAAGTAAATACATTTGCTAATTACAGAGTTTTTTATGATGAAGTAAATAAAGAAATGGTAATCAGCTTTAATTTAACCGATGCTCCTCCGATAAATAGGGGACAAGATAGAACATATGGGACTTTAAATTCGATTAATTTAAATTATGTTCAAAATAGAGAGGTATTATCTATTGATGGATTAAGTATTGATGATATAAATGTGACTACTTTGGAATTTCCGAAGAGATTAGTTATTGATATTAAGAATACTGAAGTAGCAACCTCACTACTTAATTCTAATACAATGAATTTTAATGGTAGAGTCGCAAAAGTAGTGAGAGTATCACAATTCCAACCGGAACAGAACTATGCTAATACAGATAAGGTAGCTAGAGTGGTAATAGATTTAAGTGAAAATGTGGATACAAAAGACTTTACTTTTGAAATCAGTAAAAATAGTCTTGCAATTTATTTAGAAAAAGCAAACCAAGCAGTTATTTATAGGGAAACTGGTACAAGTAATTCGACATTAACTTTAAATGCAAACCAAACAACTAATTACACAACTAATTATGATCAGTTTTCAAATATTTTATCTATTTTCGTACCTAAAAATGACATTAATCTAGCTCCTACACTAACATCAATTAATGACTCGTATATTCAGCATATCAATATAGCAGACTTAAGTGATCAATTTAGAGTAGAGATTAAGCTAAAAAACAGAATAGAGCATATAATTTTATCTCCATTAAACACAAAAGAATTTACAATTCAATTTAATAGAAGTGCCACAAAGTATAGTGATATACTTATAGTAATTGACCCTGGTCATGGGGGAACACAACCAGGGGCTGTGTCACCTAACTTAAGATTATTTGAGAGCCATATAGTTTTAGACGTTTCACATAGACTAAATAATATGTTACTGAACGCAGGTTTCCAAACATATATGACTCGTGTTGGGGATACAACAGTTGGGCTACAAGAAAGAGCTGATATTGCAAATATGTTAAATGCAGATTTATTTGTAAGTGTACATGCCAATGCCTTTACAAGACCAGATGTAAATGGTATAGAAACCCACTATTATCCTAGTGAAAAGAATCCAATGGATTTTAGAGATAATAAATCATTAGCACAAATATTCCAAAATGAGATGTTAAAGTCACTCATAGGAAATAATAGAGGTATTTTTGCTAGAGAGAATATTGTTGTACTAAGAGAGACAAAGATGCCTGCTGTATTATGCGAGCTTGGATACTTAACAAATCCAATAGAAGAGGCAAGATTAGCAACAGACGATTATAGACAAAAATCTGCGGAAGCTATGTTTAATGCCATAATTAAATACTTTGAATAA